The Solanum pennellii chromosome 4, SPENNV200 genomic interval TTTGCAGTATCggaatccatcattactgataatggtgcaaatctcaacagtcacttgatgagagacATATGTGAGCAGTTTAAGAATTCTCACTGAAACTCAACCACTTATCGCCCTCAAATGAATGGAGTTGTAGAGGTTGCCAATCAGAACATCAAGAAGATTCTGAGAAAAATGATTAACAATCACCAAGGTTGGCATGAGATGTTGCCATATGCTTTGTTGGGTTATCGTATGACTGTCAGAACGTCGATTGGATCTACACCATACTTGTTAGTATATGGAACTGAAGCGGTCATACCTGTTGAAGTTGAGATACCTTCTTTAAGAATTATCCAAGACGCTGAGTTGAGTAATGTTGAATGGGTCAGCAAGCGGATTGATCAGTTAACcttgattgatgagaagagaatggtttCTGTTTATCAGTATAAACTATATCGACAATGAATGATTCGTACTTTCCACAAAAGAGTCAGAACCAAAATTTGAAATCGCTTAGTTGGTCCTTAAGtgcatttttcctcatcaagatgaTTACAAAGGGAAATTCGCACCAAACTGGCAAGCACTCTACATGGTTCGCACGGTATTATCAGGAGGTGCTTCGATCctgtcggagatggatggcaccACATGGGAAGTCAATCAATTCAGATGCTTTCAAAAGATATTACGTGTGAAGCTTCAGTTTGTATTTCATGTCATTTCCTTGTAATCGTCCTATTTGCTTGTAATTGccttgattttaattttttccctcTTGTAATGAACTAGGTTCGACCTTAATTCTCAAGAATAAGATATGTAGGCGGCCTATGTTGGTCTCAGTcgttttctttgtaaaatttcttatttttgttaacctttgagggggaactacgtttgacctcaTTTGTACCTTAACGGGATACGTAGGTGCCACAAGGGCTCGGTCATATCTCccataagatttttatttttctttacaatagaaactgaAACAGAATTTTGAGAGGAACTCCAAAATTCTCGAGAAGAAGATTTTCCTCAACAGAGCAAAACTGAAGTTACTTTGAGATTACCAACAGGGACAGATTTCTTTAAAAGTATCTCTAGAATTTCCGCGATTCACTGACAGTCAAAGATAAGCAAGACAGTTAACagggacagaaattttgaggatggcctcaaaatttcaactGGGGTTTATCGACAGTCTAGAGTGACTTTGAATACTCCCCAACAAATAATCACATAGACCTCCAAGCATCAGACTCAAGAAATTTCTCTAAGCCTGGCGTGACATGATACTTGGCAGAAACCTTTTTTCAAAAtactacttttcaaaaatttattttcctaGGAAAATTTTccatttatgtttcatttgttttggcataaaatattttgtcttatctatcaaaAGTCGGGAGATCAAAAAATCAATCGGATATAGAAGGACAAAGAGCAGACATATGAagaaatcaacataaatcagtGCGTTTTAAATTAATAACTTTTCTATGGACGCAGGTTTATAGGTTTACTCCGAAATAAGCAAATTCCTCCAATCgatgaatatggagaagtcaGGGGGCAAAAAGCTccccaaaattaaataattttctgtggatgcaggaaatattttatattactcATATCGAAGACTTGGGAACATAAACAACATTGTTTCATCAAATTCCAAACAACATGAGGTCTATAATGAAGATACACATATGTTCAAAGAGGAATCAAGTGAAAACCCTAAGAAAGACACTTTATGGTTTTTCATCAAGGACATCATCTGCATCATATTATCAGACATGATAGTATTACTACCCGGAGGGTCATTATATTTGTGTTATCAATTGAGATGATACAATTTATCGCATCGTCGATTGAGACGATATCATTATCCAGAAGGCACCCAGAAGATCATTATATTGCTCGATTGAAGCACTGTCTTCATTTGGTACCAAGGATGGCATCAACagaaaatattcatgcattgcaaaaaaatattcatgcatcgcgaaaagaTGTTCATGCATCGTGAGAAAATATTCAAGCATCgcaaaaatcatgcatcgcgagttgatattcatgcatcgcggaagatcatgcatcacgagaaggtattcatgcattgcggagaAAGTCACGCATCGCGagttgatattcatgcatcacaaaaaaacatgcattgCGAAAGATCATGCATCTCGAGAAGATATTCATTCATTGCaggaaaaatcatgcatcgcgagttgatattcatgcatcgcagaaagtgatgcatcgcgagaaaatattcatgcatcgaggaAAAATCATGCACTGCAGAAAAAAGTCGTGCATTGCAAgaaaaaattcatgcatcgcggaaaataGGCCATGCATAGCAAGGAAaagaattcatgcatcgcaaaaGGAAGCCACGCAGTGCAAGAGAAAGAAATTATGCACCCCTAGAGAATAGTTTTCTATTGACATCAACCGTATCCTTTTATTTTGACAAGAGTAAACACCAAAAAAATCATCGAAAACGACATCAAGAGAAATATCAGCACACTGCATCagcttttctttattttgacatcaaatgaagagtaCACTGAATATTATATtgcaaacataagacataagctttattttcTTTACGTCAAACCCAAGGGAGTTGACGAAAAATGTACAAGGAGAGCAATTAATTGTCAACACGATAAAAGACATTATCTCtcatttgaattgaaattttttatgctaatgagttttatctcagtttttgt includes:
- the LOC107016686 gene encoding uncharacterized protein LOC107016686, giving the protein MENDCCKFVQKCHKCQVHSNFIPVSPHELNAMSSPWPFVAWGMKIIGPIKPAVSNRHRFILVAIDYFTKWVEAASYKLVTKKVVADFVRNNLIRRFAVSESIITDNEVANQNIKKILRKMINNHQGWHEMLPYALLGYRMTVRTSIGSTPYLLVYGTEAVIPVEVEIPSLRIIQDAELSNVEWVSKRIDQLTLIDEKRMVSVYQYKLYRQ